The sequence CATGTATGTTCTCTTCAGTGTCCTGAAGCAGAAAGCTTTTCTGATGGATGTTGTGGACAGCCTTtgcaaacccccaccccctactcTTCCACCCCCCTCCGCCCTACTGCCTTTgttctgagaaagagagaatccTGCCGATCAGGTACTGAGGCAAGCAAGTTTCTGGTAGCTGCAGGAGCACACACCTCCTCTCTTCAAAAAGGCATATATAACACCCTGCTGTCTCCACCCCCAGTGAATACACTGCATGCAAAGTGCAACCAAAGAGGAAGTAAAACTCTCAGTCACTCAGCTGGTCACGGCAGGAGAAAGCTGGAGAGAACGAGAGGGAAGCAGGTTTCAAAATGCCATCAATGGGGATGCAGATGCTCGCCAGCGCGTTGGCGGTgctggggtgggtgggggtgatCGCGACCTGCGGCCTGCCCATGTGGAGGGTGACGGCCTTCATCGGCAACAACATCGTGACGTCTCAGACCATCTGGGAAGGCATCTGGATGAGCTGCGTGGTGCAGAGTACGGGGCAGATGCAGTGCAAGGCATACGACTCCATGCTGGCACTCAGCTCCGACCTGCAGGCGGCCCGGGCTCTCACCGCCCTCGCCATCATGATGGGCCTCGTAGGCCTCCTCATGGTCTTCGCCGGGGGCAAGTGCACCAGTTTCATCACCGGCAATGCCAAGAAAGCCAGGATAACCATCGCCGCCGGGGCCGTCCTCATCGCCACTGGGGTCCTCTGTCTGATCCCCGTCTCCTGGACAGCCAGCTCCATCGTCAGGAACTTCTATAACCCCCAGATGACCGACGCCCAGCGGAGAGAGATGGGGGCCTCCCTGTACTTAGGCTGGGGCGCCTCGATCCTGCTCATCCTGGGCGGGGGGCTTCTCTGCAGCTCCTGTCCccacaaagaggaagaaaagagcCCCTCCGTGAAGTACCTCA comes from Megalops cyprinoides isolate fMegCyp1 chromosome 3, fMegCyp1.pri, whole genome shotgun sequence and encodes:
- the LOC118774808 gene encoding claudin-4-like translates to MPSMGMQMLASALAVLGWVGVIATCGLPMWRVTAFIGNNIVTSQTIWEGIWMSCVVQSTGQMQCKAYDSMLALSSDLQAARALTALAIMMGLVGLLMVFAGGKCTSFITGNAKKARITIAAGAVLIATGVLCLIPVSWTASSIVRNFYNPQMTDAQRREMGASLYLGWGASILLILGGGLLCSSCPHKEEEKSPSVKYLIVRSSRPTSQASSQRSAAPPASSPTPTKTYL